The Sedimentisphaera salicampi genome includes a region encoding these proteins:
- a CDS encoding metallophosphoesterase family protein has translation MTRKSAAFSAVSILIIFALACPAISKASSNQKPFKCFIVSDSHFGWKHPAQPSNSTIAHGVKHIMYRFPDLDLFIDTGDIHHSDADDRARADWTEIIQGGANYLPFHVAAGNHETVTFNGVDSEKRTMALSSITCRPYYSFDLQGIHFICLPQLITPNLVTHESIEWLKLDLKLNKDKTTVIFTHNSLKDTTSSHDSKIYRMVANSDEVLKLLDSYPNVIAWMHGHNHTWELVEKNDRFYVSNGRIGGFSPSFNKDFRHHIGGIYFEIGKNHFTVKAYDATAKEFFDEKPGYKHLTKTMKLKTSYNPETSAAVSWGMGCSRDGQKVEAFQHHIGSGKNEQQLVLAPCKGGAFNENQNLSITSENKEGWSKGRLIPGISISPKKTVEGEIDGIRFIEEGIELLPLGENITKRSLHSPKRGAYYEYYQIMPGQTYKASAEMKAEKYGAKCGLIFRIYDTNGNLIHTKKVKPKAIDTGKTIIKSIFTVPDSLKGFGMYGDDDSSNVINLAVEAKITEHTMPVKVYKFAVEQASVGNPGDNFKVRINDRSYKAGLKNGEIKKFKLGQNINARETVNVSTPADYRLTWTIKQTGLKWQVRNAPAEYLENGEIKVGPIRNKFSENNEIIIVPLKKIDVPYVHRMKGISKCRIQPYNPKTREIRIYVEELKGEYHEVKFANVRQGASNFINMGKLNFETFAPNIFGAEILEEGLAVIKF, from the coding sequence ATGACAAGAAAAAGTGCAGCATTTTCAGCAGTTTCAATCCTGATAATATTTGCATTAGCCTGCCCGGCTATATCGAAGGCGAGCTCAAATCAGAAACCGTTTAAGTGTTTTATTGTTTCTGATTCCCACTTCGGCTGGAAGCACCCTGCTCAGCCTTCAAATTCAACTATAGCCCACGGTGTAAAACACATAATGTATAGATTCCCTGATCTGGATCTTTTCATTGATACAGGCGATATTCATCACAGCGACGCAGACGATAGGGCTCGTGCAGACTGGACGGAAATAATACAGGGAGGAGCAAATTATCTGCCGTTTCACGTTGCAGCGGGAAATCACGAAACCGTAACTTTCAACGGTGTTGACAGCGAAAAAAGAACGATGGCACTCTCGAGCATAACATGCCGCCCTTACTACAGCTTCGATTTGCAGGGAATTCATTTTATCTGCCTTCCTCAACTTATAACCCCAAACCTCGTAACTCACGAGAGCATTGAGTGGCTGAAATTAGACCTCAAACTGAATAAAGACAAAACAACAGTAATCTTCACTCACAACTCTCTGAAAGATACAACATCTTCTCATGACAGCAAGATATACAGAATGGTAGCCAACAGCGATGAAGTTTTGAAGCTGCTAGACTCTTACCCCAATGTAATAGCGTGGATGCACGGGCACAATCACACATGGGAGCTCGTAGAAAAGAATGATAGATTCTACGTTTCCAACGGCCGGATTGGCGGCTTCTCCCCTTCTTTCAACAAAGACTTCAGACACCACATAGGCGGAATCTATTTTGAAATCGGCAAAAATCATTTCACTGTTAAAGCCTATGACGCAACCGCAAAAGAATTCTTCGACGAAAAGCCCGGTTACAAACACCTCACAAAAACAATGAAACTTAAAACTTCCTACAATCCTGAGACCAGTGCGGCTGTAAGCTGGGGAATGGGCTGTTCAAGAGACGGACAGAAAGTTGAAGCATTCCAGCATCACATCGGCTCAGGAAAAAATGAGCAGCAATTAGTCCTTGCTCCCTGCAAAGGCGGGGCATTCAATGAAAACCAGAATCTTTCAATCACATCAGAGAATAAAGAAGGCTGGTCTAAAGGCCGGTTAATACCGGGAATCTCAATATCTCCGAAGAAGACAGTCGAAGGAGAAATTGACGGGATACGTTTTATAGAAGAAGGAATAGAGCTTTTGCCTCTTGGAGAAAACATAACTAAAAGATCATTGCATTCCCCTAAAAGAGGCGCATATTACGAATATTATCAGATTATGCCCGGGCAAACCTATAAGGCCTCTGCAGAGATGAAGGCTGAGAAATACGGAGCGAAATGCGGGCTTATTTTCAGGATTTATGACACAAATGGGAATCTCATCCATACCAAAAAAGTCAAACCCAAAGCGATTGATACCGGAAAAACAATTATTAAAAGCATATTCACAGTACCAGATTCCCTAAAAGGTTTCGGGATGTACGGCGATGATGATTCCTCGAATGTGATCAACCTCGCCGTAGAGGCAAAAATCACTGAACATACTATGCCCGTAAAGGTCTATAAATTTGCTGTTGAACAAGCCTCCGTCGGCAACCCGGGAGACAATTTCAAGGTAAGAATCAATGACAGATCTTATAAGGCTGGGTTAAAAAATGGGGAGATTAAAAAATTCAAACTGGGACAAAACATAAACGCAAGAGAAACTGTTAATGTATCCACTCCGGCAGATTACAGACTTACGTGGACGATAAAACAAACAGGATTAAAATGGCAGGTAAGAAATGCTCCTGCTGAATATCTCGAAAACGGCGAAATTAAGGTAGGCCCGATAAGAAACAAATTCTCAGAGAATAATGAGATTATTATAGTGCCGCTTAAAAAAATAGATGTTCCCTACGTTCACAGGATGAAGGGAATCAGCAAGTGCCGCATTCAGCCCTACAACCCCAAAACAAGGGAAATCAGGATTTATGTGGAAGAGTTAAAGGGCGAATATCACGAGGTGAAGTTTGCCAATGTACGCCAAGGAGCTTCGAATTTTATAAATATGGGCAAGTTGAATTTCGAAACCTTCGCTCCAAACATATTCGGAGCGGAAATACTTGAAGAAGGCCTTGCTGTAATTAAATTCTAA
- the hisH gene encoding imidazole glycerol phosphate synthase subunit HisH yields the protein MITVIDYSVGNIRSVCNALDNIGCENRLSNLSDDIKNADGIILPGVAAFGYAMKALGEECGELLKEEAAKGKPLMGICSGYQVLFDSSTELGFNEGLGMINGAVERLPEGLVIPHMGWNQVRINPEIPLFDGLAEEEYFYFAHSYYAILTDPQAKSAMTEYGETDVLACVQKENIFGLQFHPEKSSRLGMKVLKNFEKICRR from the coding sequence ATGATAACAGTTATAGATTATTCAGTTGGCAATATCAGGAGCGTATGCAACGCACTTGACAATATCGGCTGCGAGAACAGACTCTCAAACCTGTCTGATGATATCAAAAACGCAGATGGGATAATCCTTCCGGGCGTGGCGGCATTTGGCTATGCAATGAAGGCGCTGGGGGAGGAATGCGGAGAGCTGCTCAAGGAAGAGGCAGCCAAAGGCAAGCCGCTGATGGGGATCTGCTCGGGATATCAGGTTCTCTTTGATTCAAGCACTGAGCTGGGTTTTAATGAAGGACTCGGGATGATAAATGGGGCTGTTGAACGGCTTCCGGAGGGGCTTGTAATCCCGCATATGGGCTGGAATCAGGTTCGAATCAACCCTGAGATACCGCTGTTTGATGGGCTCGCAGAAGAAGAATATTTTTATTTCGCTCATTCATACTACGCCATTCTAACAGATCCGCAGGCAAAATCTGCCATGACTGAATACGGGGAAACGGATGTGCTCGCCTGCGTGCAGAAGGAAAATATCTTCGGACTTCAGTTTCATCCAGAAAAAAGCAGCAGGCTTGGAATGAAAGTGTTGAAAAATTTCGAAAAGATCTGCAGGAGGTAA
- a CDS encoding GntR family transcriptional regulator produces the protein MDENLNPQQPITRTPKKEQPLYEQIRRHLSTMIESGDLQPGANLPGKSSLAEQFNVNYRTINNALKLLEKEGLIKCIPNKKPVVIKNSGHRAGNDKITSISFIRMFADPFSVSISKGINEFAEQNNIDCIISDADNDYEKFIDSIKHSGNDINGLLIIPYEMPKCRQAVLDAINSGIEAVFIDRIIEGIEACSVCSDHYSAAYQATKHLLQEQGLPVYHIGTIDEPSSCRQWVKGWRTAMNEFNYTETEKYLFKVGSSETELATHSDDYNKSHIENAKNFFMNIKEEKYSIFAGNDYVARGVYYACEKFGLKIAEDVFIAGISNLPFAQRLSVPLTSVDQNLEKVGYESAKILYEKMLGILPKPIHRVLPVNLIVRESSLRK, from the coding sequence ATGGACGAAAACCTTAATCCTCAGCAGCCCATAACTAGAACTCCTAAAAAAGAGCAGCCTCTGTATGAGCAGATCAGGAGGCACCTTTCAACAATGATTGAGTCTGGAGATTTACAGCCCGGGGCCAACCTCCCGGGGAAATCTTCGCTGGCCGAGCAGTTTAATGTAAACTACAGGACAATTAACAATGCCCTCAAACTGCTGGAAAAGGAAGGGCTTATCAAATGCATCCCGAACAAAAAGCCGGTGGTTATAAAAAATTCCGGCCATAGAGCGGGAAATGATAAAATCACCAGCATTTCTTTCATACGGATGTTTGCCGACCCCTTCTCAGTTTCCATATCCAAGGGGATAAATGAATTTGCAGAACAAAACAATATTGACTGCATAATTTCTGACGCAGACAACGACTACGAAAAATTCATAGACTCAATAAAACACTCGGGCAACGATATTAACGGTCTGCTGATAATCCCGTATGAAATGCCGAAATGCCGTCAGGCTGTGTTAGATGCGATAAACTCAGGCATTGAAGCAGTTTTTATAGACAGAATCATTGAGGGCATTGAAGCCTGCTCTGTTTGTTCAGATCACTACTCTGCAGCTTATCAGGCCACAAAGCACCTTCTCCAGGAACAGGGCCTGCCTGTTTACCATATTGGAACGATTGATGAGCCAAGCTCTTGCAGGCAATGGGTTAAAGGGTGGAGAACCGCCATGAACGAATTCAACTACACAGAGACAGAGAAATACCTCTTCAAGGTGGGCTCATCTGAAACAGAACTTGCCACTCACTCCGACGATTACAACAAGAGCCATATTGAAAACGCCAAAAACTTTTTCATGAATATCAAAGAAGAAAAATATTCAATATTTGCGGGCAACGACTATGTGGCTAGAGGGGTTTACTATGCCTGCGAAAAATTCGGTCTTAAAATCGCCGAAGATGTGTTTATTGCAGGGATAAGCAACCTTCCTTTTGCCCAAAGGCTCTCAGTACCGCTTACAAGCGTTGATCAGAACCTTGAAAAAGTTGGATACGAATCTGCCAAAATCCTCTACGAAAAAATGCTCGGCATATTGCCTAAGCCCATCCACAGAGTCCTTCCGGTAAACCTGATAGTAAGAGAAAGCAGCCTGAGAAAATAA
- a CDS encoding LamG-like jellyroll fold domain-containing protein, with protein sequence MKKVLLVIFSCLVAASAWAGEIVPQFDDGDALVDYTAARDGVANPADIQALNPGSTITFAAKFTPSVADVTEESGPVAVIETGGTTYGSGIWICNGELHYAFRANVSGNNDRTFNDFEFADGAGAVKMGDIEAEQEVKAWVSLDLNSGIVLSSVNGVKRITYLDTFPASTNLTGNRSVSFLTDGSIIGGHMGGLNLSVEPLLNDSNVWGMNPVAGTSLRGQIFSQVVDPTLLPNDPTPASASLNIDPDTFTEVSFDAAEDPENAGSQNPDVTGHFVTFYRGMDGDPNLGMTPLYETFVPAGADPVTVPINTPETFELELGQEVFWGVEEQISGAPEGDPANIVGPLWNFETLPATPAAVSQPENEAVFEGEQAVFEFTFTSKTAASSAWYKEGEPDFELLQSDPDITIDLAQNGDEFTSTLYVDNAEIADQGYYYCIASNTAGDTQSDSASLAIKRMVAYWPLDGDYQDYSGEENHLTPYADPIAEQWIDGVKPAQTGQALDTTVNREAAAATDPFIAAEYTDELTISLWINFPGSDDYPAAGHFRGICSSSSDNNWFWEIDQRDAGLQVNAPGYNAYSYANLPLDEWTHIAFTSSADEVAAFYINGSQIDITDPGRYSINQNNTPVYFANNNGTIDTMMEAKFDDVRIYNYALSPEQLAGVYYDVTGEQICVAPNAENLQFDFDGDCTVDIDDLAAVSLDWLNDMLFPVAGE encoded by the coding sequence ATGAAAAAAGTGCTTTTAGTTATCTTTAGTTGTTTGGTTGCGGCATCCGCATGGGCAGGGGAGATAGTACCCCAGTTTGATGACGGCGATGCCCTCGTGGATTACACCGCTGCCAGAGATGGAGTTGCAAACCCTGCAGATATCCAAGCTCTGAACCCAGGCAGCACTATCACCTTCGCCGCAAAATTCACCCCTTCAGTGGCCGATGTTACTGAGGAATCAGGTCCTGTGGCTGTAATTGAAACCGGCGGTACTACCTACGGCAGCGGCATTTGGATCTGCAACGGCGAGCTTCATTACGCTTTCAGGGCAAATGTGAGTGGGAATAATGACCGCACGTTTAACGATTTTGAATTTGCTGATGGTGCTGGTGCAGTGAAGATGGGTGATATTGAGGCGGAGCAGGAAGTAAAGGCGTGGGTTTCCCTCGACTTAAACTCAGGGATAGTTCTTTCTTCAGTTAATGGAGTAAAGAGAATTACCTATCTGGACACTTTCCCGGCGTCAACAAATCTTACAGGCAACCGAAGTGTTAGTTTTCTAACAGATGGCAGTATCATTGGCGGTCATATGGGAGGTTTGAACCTCTCAGTTGAGCCTTTGCTTAACGACTCAAATGTATGGGGCATGAACCCCGTGGCAGGGACGTCTCTTAGAGGTCAGATTTTCAGTCAGGTTGTTGACCCAACGCTTCTCCCTAACGACCCAACCCCAGCATCTGCTTCGTTAAATATTGACCCAGACACCTTTACAGAAGTAAGCTTTGATGCTGCTGAAGACCCGGAAAATGCCGGCTCTCAGAATCCTGATGTAACAGGGCATTTTGTAACTTTCTATCGCGGAATGGACGGCGATCCTAATCTTGGCATGACCCCGCTCTATGAAACCTTTGTGCCGGCAGGAGCAGATCCTGTCACAGTGCCTATAAACACTCCTGAAACATTCGAGCTCGAGCTCGGGCAAGAGGTTTTCTGGGGCGTTGAGGAGCAGATCAGCGGAGCTCCGGAAGGCGATCCCGCAAATATAGTTGGGCCTCTGTGGAACTTTGAAACTCTGCCAGCTACGCCGGCCGCTGTTTCTCAGCCTGAAAATGAGGCCGTATTTGAAGGTGAGCAGGCGGTATTTGAGTTTACCTTCACAAGCAAAACTGCTGCGAGTTCAGCATGGTATAAAGAAGGCGAACCAGATTTTGAGCTGCTCCAATCCGACCCCGATATTACAATTGATCTTGCCCAGAACGGTGATGAATTCACCTCAACGCTCTACGTAGATAATGCAGAGATTGCAGACCAAGGCTATTACTACTGCATCGCATCTAACACAGCGGGCGATACTCAGTCTGATTCTGCTTCTCTTGCAATTAAGCGTATGGTTGCATACTGGCCTCTCGACGGAGACTATCAGGACTATTCCGGCGAGGAAAACCATCTCACTCCTTACGCTGACCCGATTGCTGAACAGTGGATTGACGGCGTTAAACCTGCACAGACAGGGCAGGCCCTCGACACTACGGTAAACCGTGAAGCAGCCGCTGCTACTGATCCGTTCATTGCAGCAGAATACACCGACGAGCTCACTATTTCTCTCTGGATCAATTTCCCCGGCTCTGATGACTACCCTGCCGCAGGACACTTCAGAGGTATATGTTCATCCTCGAGTGATAATAATTGGTTCTGGGAAATAGATCAGAGAGATGCCGGCCTGCAGGTTAATGCGCCGGGCTACAATGCATACTCTTATGCCAACCTGCCTCTTGATGAATGGACGCACATTGCATTCACTTCCTCAGCAGACGAAGTGGCAGCGTTCTACATTAACGGTTCGCAGATTGACATCACCGACCCGGGCAGATACAGCATCAATCAAAACAACACCCCCGTTTATTTTGCCAACAATAACGGCACTATAGACACAATGATGGAGGCAAAATTTGATGATGTAAGAATCTACAACTATGCCCTGTCTCCAGAACAACTGGCTGGTGTTTACTATGATGTTACAGGAGAGCAGATTTGTGTGGCTCCGAATGCTGAAAACTTGCAGTTCGATTTTGATGGAGACTGCACGGTCGATATAGACGATCTTGCTGCTGTATCTTTAGACTGGCTGAATGATATGTTATTCCCTGTTGCAGGCGAGTAA
- a CDS encoding aldo/keto reductase — translation MHTADSERYNKLDYVRCGKSGLKLPPLSLGLWHNFGQEDDYEKSKKIVLTAFDNGITHFDLANNYGPPPGAAEQRFGKILREELGRYRDEIVVSTKAGHPMWDGPYGNWGSKKHLKASLDQSLERLGLDYVDIFYTHRPDPETPIEETIQAVSDSVKAGKALYPGISKYKIEGTVKALELFEELGTPLLVHQINYSMLDRTPENLRLWEILKAKGKGAVVFSPLAQGLLTDKYLNGIPEGSRAAREGTFLSRDKITPELLEKIKKLNKLARQRSQTLAQMALQWATRDDCVCSAIVGASRPEQILDSLKFKKAEPFSDEELNKIENILSD, via the coding sequence ATGCATACAGCAGACAGCGAGAGATACAATAAATTAGACTATGTGAGGTGCGGAAAAAGCGGGCTTAAGCTGCCGCCTTTATCGCTGGGGCTTTGGCACAACTTCGGACAAGAAGACGATTACGAAAAATCAAAGAAGATAGTATTAACAGCCTTTGATAACGGCATCACCCACTTTGATCTTGCCAACAATTACGGCCCTCCGCCCGGAGCGGCAGAGCAGAGGTTTGGGAAGATTCTTCGCGAGGAGCTGGGGAGATACAGGGACGAAATTGTTGTATCCACGAAGGCCGGCCATCCGATGTGGGACGGGCCTTACGGGAACTGGGGCTCAAAGAAACATCTCAAAGCCTCGTTAGACCAGAGCCTTGAGCGGCTTGGACTGGATTACGTTGACATCTTCTACACACATCGGCCTGACCCGGAAACACCGATTGAGGAAACAATACAGGCCGTAAGCGATTCGGTTAAGGCCGGCAAAGCTCTTTACCCGGGAATCTCAAAATACAAGATAGAGGGCACTGTAAAAGCTTTAGAATTATTCGAAGAGCTGGGAACTCCCCTTCTCGTTCATCAGATCAACTACTCAATGCTGGACAGAACTCCCGAAAACCTTCGCCTTTGGGAAATATTAAAGGCCAAAGGCAAGGGAGCAGTTGTCTTCAGTCCGCTCGCTCAGGGGCTGCTTACAGACAAATACCTAAATGGCATACCTGAGGGCTCAAGAGCGGCCAGAGAGGGGACATTTCTCTCAAGGGATAAAATTACGCCGGAGCTTTTGGAGAAAATCAAAAAGCTCAACAAACTTGCCCGGCAGCGGTCTCAAACGCTGGCGCAAATGGCTTTGCAGTGGGCAACCAGAGATGATTGCGTATGCAGCGCTATTGTTGGAGCAAGCCGGCCTGAGCAGATTTTAGACAGCCTCAAATTCAAAAAAGCTGAACCGTTCAGCGATGAAGAGCTCAACAAAATAGAAAATATACTCTCAGATTAA
- a CDS encoding LamG-like jellyroll fold domain-containing protein — MTKIYKILVLMLCLAAFSAAFAGEIVPGFDDSAALVDYAERQVQNNDDMPAIQGSGLMTLAAKFTPTEADVTKTDGPVIVIEVGGTTFGTGVYICNGMLTFCSKGANGSGGLGVTIADLNDTDASDSAFAVAMGPVYAGVETRAFASFNTNTGELVVMINGRLYEETISGTVGTANLTGSKTVSVLNQVPGPGEDYDYGNMGGLSGGDSHILVTSNDSAVAMETESGSAVRGQIFEDVVDLETLPRNPLPANNAENIDPVAVTSVQFDTAGDPANTSNPNPNVTGHFVTIYSTFDPTNPANNVAAVDTFVAAGSDPVQVPYSFNLGDEVFWQVEEQVGGASKGDPANILGPIWEFKALPAIPAITASPQDAADFPGSEISFSAAFTSKSSANVQWVKAGDPEIILDESDPDITISGSQHGDSYTSGLTVSNIEKADQGEYFCRATNADGIADSDYARLGVKRMIGYWPLDGDYLDYSGDEHHADPNTAPLATQWVDGVDPAVTGQALDTEPNALVAASTEPFEPAKYTDELSITLWVKWSGEPNPDQYYGGLVCSHGQNTTENGNNWFFELTNDGQPYANAPGYNGWGVPDVHYLAPDQWAQVAFVNEAGETGKLFVNGALVAVDETHQITKAENPVYLMCSNIDSAGTLIQTTVGVFDEIKMYNYALTTDEIAQQYYDITGETFCKDPYSDALMYDFDGNCRVDLADFAIFALDWQESNLYPKVE; from the coding sequence ATGACGAAAATATATAAAATCCTTGTATTAATGCTTTGTCTTGCCGCGTTCTCAGCAGCTTTTGCTGGGGAAATTGTGCCCGGCTTTGATGATTCGGCAGCGCTTGTTGACTATGCCGAGCGTCAGGTTCAAAACAACGATGATATGCCTGCAATTCAGGGCTCAGGGCTTATGACTCTGGCAGCAAAATTTACCCCTACAGAAGCCGATGTTACCAAAACCGATGGTCCCGTTATCGTTATAGAAGTAGGCGGCACGACTTTTGGAACTGGTGTCTATATTTGTAATGGTATGCTTACATTCTGCTCTAAGGGAGCTAATGGAAGCGGAGGTCTTGGTGTAACTATTGCTGATCTCAACGATACTGACGCATCAGACAGCGCTTTTGCGGTTGCTATGGGGCCGGTTTATGCCGGTGTGGAAACGAGAGCTTTTGCCTCTTTCAACACAAATACCGGCGAGCTGGTAGTTATGATTAACGGAAGGCTCTATGAAGAAACTATATCCGGTACAGTAGGAACGGCTAACCTTACTGGAAGCAAAACTGTGAGCGTATTGAATCAGGTTCCCGGCCCGGGCGAAGACTACGACTACGGTAATATGGGTGGACTCAGCGGTGGTGATTCTCATATTCTGGTAACTTCAAATGATAGCGCAGTTGCTATGGAAACCGAATCAGGCTCTGCTGTAAGAGGACAGATTTTCGAGGATGTTGTTGACTTGGAAACACTCCCGAGAAATCCTCTGCCGGCAAATAATGCTGAAAATATAGACCCTGTTGCTGTAACATCAGTTCAGTTCGATACTGCCGGCGACCCTGCAAATACATCTAACCCGAACCCGAACGTTACAGGGCACTTTGTTACGATCTACTCAACATTTGATCCGACAAATCCAGCCAATAATGTAGCTGCTGTTGACACTTTCGTAGCAGCAGGCAGCGATCCTGTGCAGGTTCCTTACTCATTCAACCTCGGCGATGAGGTATTCTGGCAGGTTGAAGAGCAGGTCGGCGGAGCATCTAAAGGAGACCCAGCCAATATACTCGGCCCGATCTGGGAATTCAAAGCTCTCCCTGCAATTCCAGCAATCACAGCTTCGCCTCAAGATGCCGCTGATTTTCCGGGTTCTGAGATTAGCTTCAGCGCCGCTTTCACAAGCAAATCTTCAGCCAACGTACAGTGGGTGAAAGCAGGAGATCCTGAGATCATTCTTGACGAGAGCGACCCTGATATAACTATCTCCGGATCTCAGCACGGCGACAGCTATACCTCCGGCCTGACTGTTTCAAATATTGAAAAGGCCGATCAGGGCGAATATTTCTGCCGTGCAACCAATGCAGACGGGATCGCAGATTCTGATTATGCAAGGCTCGGCGTTAAGCGGATGATTGGCTACTGGCCTCTCGATGGGGATTATCTGGATTATTCAGGCGATGAGCATCACGCAGACCCGAATACCGCTCCTCTCGCCACGCAGTGGGTTGACGGCGTTGACCCTGCTGTAACAGGGCAGGCCCTCGATACTGAGCCTAATGCACTCGTTGCCGCATCAACTGAGCCGTTCGAGCCGGCAAAATACACAGATGAGCTTTCAATAACTCTCTGGGTTAAATGGAGCGGTGAGCCGAATCCAGATCAATACTACGGCGGTCTTGTTTGCAGCCACGGTCAAAACACTACAGAAAACGGAAACAACTGGTTCTTCGAGCTTACCAATGACGGTCAGCCCTACGCAAATGCACCGGGCTACAATGGCTGGGGCGTTCCGGATGTGCATTATCTCGCACCGGATCAGTGGGCTCAGGTTGCCTTCGTTAATGAAGCTGGAGAAACAGGCAAGTTGTTCGTAAACGGGGCACTTGTTGCCGTTGACGAGACTCATCAGATTACAAAAGCTGAAAATCCGGTTTATCTGATGTGCAGCAATATTGATTCTGCCGGCACTCTGATTCAAACCACTGTCGGCGTGTTTGATGAAATCAAAATGTACAACTATGCCCTAACAACCGATGAGATTGCTCAGCAGTACTACGACATCACAGGGGAAACTTTCTGCAAAGACCCGTATTCTGATGCCTTGATGTACGATTTCGATGGAAACTGCCGTGTGGATCTTGCTGATTTTGCAATATTCGCTCTGGACTGGCAGGAATCAAATCTGTACCCCAAAGTAGAATGA
- the hisF gene encoding imidazole glycerol phosphate synthase subunit HisF yields MLSKRVIPCLDVKDNRVVKGVNFLNLRDAGDPVELGKKYSDEGADELVFLDITATIRKNKTIVDLVERVAENVFIPFTVGGGVGSADEIDVLLRSGADKVSINTAAVKKPEILTESAERFGAQCVVLAIDAKYSSKKDKWLVHLKGGTEPTDIEVIGWAQKAEELGAGEILLTSMDADGTKDGYDIPLTRAVAEAVDIPVIASGGAGELDTFREALQEGKAEAVLAASVFHYGTYTIEQTKRYLKSKGVPVRL; encoded by the coding sequence ATGCTATCCAAAAGAGTAATACCGTGCCTGGATGTGAAAGACAACAGAGTTGTAAAAGGGGTAAACTTTTTGAATCTGCGCGACGCAGGCGATCCTGTGGAGCTGGGGAAAAAATACAGCGACGAAGGCGCTGATGAGCTTGTTTTCCTCGACATCACTGCCACTATCAGAAAAAACAAAACCATCGTGGACTTGGTAGAGAGGGTAGCAGAGAACGTTTTCATTCCGTTCACAGTGGGCGGGGGCGTTGGCTCTGCTGATGAGATCGATGTTCTGCTTCGAAGCGGAGCGGATAAGGTTTCCATAAATACTGCGGCGGTTAAGAAGCCGGAAATTCTCACTGAATCGGCTGAGCGTTTCGGGGCGCAGTGCGTTGTGCTGGCGATTGATGCGAAGTACAGCAGCAAGAAGGATAAATGGCTCGTACACCTCAAAGGAGGCACAGAGCCCACTGATATTGAAGTGATAGGATGGGCTCAAAAGGCAGAAGAGCTCGGAGCAGGCGAGATCCTGCTTACATCTATGGATGCAGACGGAACAAAAGACGGGTACGATATCCCTCTCACAAGAGCAGTGGCTGAGGCAGTTGATATTCCCGTAATCGCTTCAGGCGGAGCGGGCGAGCTGGATACATTCAGAGAGGCTCTGCAGGAGGGAAAAGCAGAGGCCGTGCTTGCGGCGAGCGTTTTTCATTACGGAACATATACCATCGAGCAGACAAAACGATACTTGAAGAGCAAAGGCGTGCCTGTTAGACTATAG